A stretch of the Mycobacteroides immunogenum genome encodes the following:
- a CDS encoding ABC transporter permease codes for MTTALGNVRQFWQNAGLFRYVVKRLLLAVPVLIGTSLLIYSLVYALPGDPIRALAGDRPFTPEVMAQLRERFHLNDPFLVRYGKYIVGFLHGDFGTDFQQRPVAQTVSQRLPVTLRLTVVAVAFESIIGITAGVLCAVRRGSFYDNLVLVTTTLLVSMPVFVLGFLSQYLFGFKLGWFPIAGIRDGWYSFLLPGLVLASLSMAYVARLTRTSMLETMDADFVRTARAKGISESRILLRHTLRNSLIPVVTFIGADVGALLAGAVVTESVFNIPGLGRATFDAVRNQEGAVVVSILTLIVFFYIFFNLVVDILYALLDPRIRYE; via the coding sequence TGCTCGCGGTACCCGTGCTCATCGGGACGTCCCTGCTCATCTACAGCCTGGTGTATGCGCTGCCGGGTGATCCCATCCGGGCATTGGCGGGCGACCGTCCGTTCACCCCTGAGGTGATGGCACAGCTGCGTGAACGCTTCCATCTCAACGATCCCTTCTTGGTGCGGTACGGCAAGTACATCGTGGGCTTTCTGCACGGTGACTTCGGCACTGACTTCCAGCAACGCCCTGTCGCACAGACTGTTTCGCAGCGCCTGCCGGTGACCCTGCGGCTCACCGTGGTGGCCGTGGCATTCGAGAGCATCATCGGGATCACGGCTGGGGTGCTGTGCGCGGTGCGTCGCGGATCCTTCTACGACAACCTGGTTCTGGTCACCACCACGCTCCTGGTCTCGATGCCGGTGTTCGTGCTGGGCTTCTTGTCGCAGTATCTCTTCGGCTTCAAACTCGGCTGGTTTCCCATCGCGGGCATCCGCGACGGCTGGTACAGCTTTCTGCTGCCGGGCTTGGTGCTGGCATCGCTGTCCATGGCCTATGTCGCACGGCTGACCCGCACCTCAATGCTGGAGACCATGGACGCGGACTTTGTCCGCACCGCCCGCGCGAAGGGCATCTCCGAGTCACGCATCCTGTTGCGGCACACCCTGCGTAACAGCCTGATTCCCGTCGTCACCTTCATCGGGGCCGACGTGGGGGCGTTGTTGGCCGGTGCGGTTGTCACCGAGTCGGTGTTCAACATCCCGGGACTGGGCCGCGCGACATTCGACGCGGTGCGGAACCAGGAGGGTGCCGTTGTGGTGAGCATCCTGACGCTGATCGTGTTTTTCTACATCTTCTTCAATCTCGTCGTCGATATCTTGTACGCGCTGCTGGATCCGAGGATTCGTTATGAGTGA
- a CDS encoding ABC transporter permease, with protein sequence MSDPVNAPGPLSGPDATAESLVEQADLWGNAWKYLRRSGFFITGSILLTVLVLMALAPQLFVFGKDPRDCDLYQARKGISAAHWLGTDLQGCDYYANVVYGARVSLTIGLIAMVGVLIIGVIVGALAGYFGGIADSALSRLTDVFYGIPTILGGMILLSVVGHRTVWSVAGALIAFGWMTSMRLVRSSVMAIKQSDYVQAAIALGAPTWRILLRHILPNALAPVLVYATIAVGSFIAAEATLTYMGIGLELPEISWGLQINDGQSRFATTPRLVIVPALFLSAAVLGFIMVGDALRDALDPRRR encoded by the coding sequence ATGAGTGATCCCGTGAACGCTCCCGGTCCGCTGTCCGGCCCCGATGCCACCGCGGAATCGTTGGTGGAGCAGGCCGATCTGTGGGGCAACGCCTGGAAGTACCTGCGGCGCAGCGGCTTCTTCATCACCGGATCGATCCTATTGACGGTCCTGGTGTTGATGGCGCTGGCTCCGCAGCTGTTCGTCTTCGGTAAGGATCCCCGCGACTGCGATCTGTATCAGGCCCGCAAGGGAATCAGCGCGGCTCATTGGCTGGGCACCGACCTGCAGGGCTGTGACTACTACGCGAATGTGGTGTACGGGGCCCGGGTTTCACTGACCATCGGGCTCATCGCCATGGTGGGTGTGTTGATCATCGGGGTGATCGTCGGGGCGCTGGCCGGATACTTCGGCGGTATCGCCGACTCCGCGCTGTCGCGATTGACAGACGTCTTCTACGGAATCCCCACGATTCTCGGCGGCATGATCTTGCTGTCGGTGGTCGGTCATCGCACGGTGTGGAGCGTGGCCGGCGCGCTCATCGCCTTCGGCTGGATGACTTCGATGCGATTGGTGCGATCGAGCGTGATGGCCATCAAACAGAGCGATTACGTCCAGGCCGCCATCGCACTGGGCGCGCCGACATGGCGAATCCTGCTGCGGCACATCCTTCCTAACGCGTTGGCTCCGGTGCTGGTGTACGCCACCATCGCGGTGGGGAGTTTCATCGCGGCAGAGGCCACTCTGACCTACATGGGTATCGGGTTGGAACTGCCCGAGATTTCGTGGGGCCTGCAGATCAACGATGGACAATCTCGCTTCGCCACCACGCCGCGTCTGGTCATCGTTCCCGCTTTGTTCCTCTCGGCGGCGGTGCTGGGGTTCATCATGGTCGGCGATGCCCTCCGCGACGCGCTCGATCCCAGGAGAAGGTAG
- a CDS encoding ABC transporter ATP-binding protein, with product MIEIKDLAVDFEVDKQWVPAVKGVSLAVGKGEVLAIVGESGSGKSTTAMAIPALLPPSARVSGSVKLNGAELLGATNDELRAVRGKDVAVIFQEPMTALNPVYTIGWQIAEAVCAHKKMTRRQARNRAVELLELVDMPEPRKRVKHYPHQLSGGQRQRAMIAQALALDPGLLIADEPTTALDVTVQAEILDLMRDLRHRIDAGIILITHDMGVVADMADRIMVMKDGEVVEEGDADSIFHRAQQPYTQQLLASVPHLGATLAGGRETVETPTDLALSVEHAVIEYPGKGGSFRAIDDVSFTIGRGEVVGLVGESGSGKSTIGRAAVGLLKVTSGSICIAGQDISTANRKQLRDIRSKVGVVFQDPGSSLNPRWPIGQSIAEPLSLHTQMDRAQRESRVKTLLEQVQLPAAMRNRFPHQLSGGQRQRVGIARALALEPTLLIADEPTSALDVSVQAKVLELFAELQREHGFACLFISHDLAVVELVASRIAVLNHGRLAEFGSDAQILTDPQDDYTKRLLAAVPVPDPEQQRIRREERQGLR from the coding sequence GTGATTGAAATCAAGGACCTTGCTGTCGATTTCGAGGTCGACAAGCAGTGGGTGCCGGCCGTCAAAGGTGTCTCCTTGGCCGTCGGCAAGGGCGAGGTGCTGGCGATTGTCGGTGAATCCGGCTCGGGAAAATCCACCACTGCCATGGCCATCCCGGCACTGTTGCCGCCGAGTGCCCGCGTGAGCGGCAGCGTCAAGCTCAATGGCGCCGAACTGCTTGGCGCCACCAATGACGAATTGCGGGCAGTACGCGGCAAGGATGTCGCCGTCATCTTCCAGGAGCCGATGACGGCGCTGAATCCGGTGTACACCATCGGCTGGCAGATAGCCGAAGCCGTGTGTGCGCACAAGAAGATGACGCGTAGGCAGGCGCGGAACCGGGCGGTCGAACTGCTCGAGTTGGTTGATATGCCCGAACCGCGGAAACGAGTCAAGCACTACCCGCACCAGTTGTCCGGTGGCCAACGCCAGCGCGCCATGATCGCGCAAGCACTCGCCCTGGACCCGGGGCTGCTCATCGCCGATGAGCCAACTACAGCGCTGGACGTGACGGTGCAGGCCGAAATCCTGGATCTCATGCGTGATCTGCGGCATCGTATTGACGCGGGCATCATCCTCATCACCCACGATATGGGCGTGGTGGCCGATATGGCCGATCGCATCATGGTGATGAAGGACGGCGAGGTGGTCGAAGAGGGAGACGCCGACAGCATCTTTCATCGGGCGCAGCAGCCGTATACCCAGCAGCTGTTGGCATCGGTGCCGCACCTGGGCGCGACGCTGGCCGGTGGCCGTGAAACAGTCGAAACACCAACAGATCTGGCGCTGAGCGTGGAGCATGCCGTCATCGAGTATCCGGGCAAGGGCGGCAGTTTCCGGGCCATCGACGACGTATCTTTCACCATCGGCAGGGGTGAGGTGGTGGGGCTCGTCGGCGAGTCGGGCTCTGGGAAGTCCACCATCGGACGGGCGGCAGTGGGTCTGCTGAAGGTGACCTCTGGATCTATATGTATTGCAGGACAGGATATCTCGACTGCCAACCGCAAGCAGCTGCGAGATATCCGGAGCAAGGTGGGGGTGGTTTTCCAGGATCCGGGATCCTCGCTGAATCCACGGTGGCCGATTGGCCAATCGATCGCCGAACCGCTGAGCCTGCACACCCAGATGGATCGCGCGCAACGGGAGAGCCGGGTCAAGACGCTGCTGGAGCAAGTACAGCTACCGGCAGCCATGCGAAACCGCTTCCCCCACCAGCTCTCTGGTGGGCAGCGACAGCGCGTTGGTATCGCACGGGCTCTGGCGCTGGAACCAACACTGTTGATCGCAGACGAGCCCACCTCCGCGCTGGATGTGTCGGTGCAGGCCAAGGTGCTCGAACTGTTCGCCGAACTGCAGCGTGAGCATGGGTTCGCCTGCCTGTTCATCAGCCACGACTTGGCGGTGGTTGAATTGGTGGCCAGTCGCATCGCGGTGCTCAACCACGGTCGGCTGGCTGAATTCGGCTCAGACGCACAGATATTGACCGATCCCCAGGATGATTACACCAAGCGGCTGCTGGCGGCGGTGCCGGTCCCAGATCCCGAGCAGCAGCGAATCCGGCGCGAGGAGCGCCAGGGGCTGCGATGA
- a CDS encoding Fic family protein, protein MTDPLAPLASLPGVSEAAESARDALSKVHRHRANLRGWRVTAAEAAVRAARSSSALDGGTMKLSADGAVEDPILAGALRVGQALDGDALTQLAAVWSRAPLQALARLHVLAATGMSDEETLGRPRPGVDTERLELLAQLISGKTSVSAPILAAIAHGELLVLNPFGSADGVVARAASRLVTVSRGLDPHALGVPEVMWMRQSGRYRELSAAFAQGSPEAISAWIVFCCQALTAGAAEATSIADTAAG, encoded by the coding sequence ATGACTGATCCACTCGCACCGTTGGCCTCCCTGCCCGGCGTGTCCGAAGCCGCTGAATCCGCTCGTGACGCGTTGAGCAAGGTGCACCGGCACCGCGCCAATCTGCGCGGCTGGCGGGTTACCGCCGCGGAGGCGGCGGTACGTGCGGCCAGGTCGTCGTCCGCGCTGGACGGCGGCACCATGAAGCTCAGTGCTGATGGGGCGGTGGAGGACCCGATACTCGCCGGCGCGTTACGCGTCGGGCAGGCGCTTGACGGTGACGCGTTGACGCAGCTGGCGGCGGTATGGTCGCGCGCTCCACTGCAAGCACTGGCGCGGCTGCATGTGTTGGCGGCCACCGGAATGTCAGACGAAGAAACCCTGGGGCGGCCCCGCCCCGGCGTCGACACCGAGAGATTGGAGCTGTTGGCGCAGCTGATCTCCGGTAAAACGTCGGTATCGGCGCCGATTCTGGCGGCGATAGCACATGGAGAGTTGTTGGTGCTGAATCCATTTGGATCTGCCGATGGTGTCGTGGCTCGCGCGGCCTCCCGATTGGTGACGGTATCGCGAGGTCTTGATCCGCATGCGCTCGGTGTACCCGAAGTGATGTGGATGCGTCAGTCGGGTCGGTACCGCGAGCTTTCCGCCGCATTCGCGCAGGGCTCGCCGGAAGCTATTTCCGCATGGATTGTGTTCTGCTGCCAAGCATTAACGGCAGGAGCCGCAGAGGCGACATCGATCGCTGACACTGCCGCAGGCTGA
- a CDS encoding HAD-IB family hydrolase yields MEDRDAAASTQSTGAGPAPKTAAFFDLDKTVIAKSSTLAFSKPFFDQGLINRRAVLKSSYAQFFFLLSGADHDQMDRMRTHITNMCTGWDVEQVKAIVAETLHDIVDPLVFAEAADLIADHKLCGRDVVVVSASGEEIVAPIARALGATHAMATRMVVEDGKYTGDVAFYCYGEGKVAAIQELAKREGYPLEHCYAYSDSITDLPMLESVGHPTAVNPDRALRKESMARGWPVLTFSRPVSLGDRIPVPSGAAAATTAAVGLSAIAAGALTYSLIRKLRP; encoded by the coding sequence ATCGAAGACCGGGACGCCGCGGCCAGCACACAGTCCACAGGCGCCGGACCGGCCCCGAAAACGGCGGCCTTCTTCGACCTCGACAAGACCGTGATCGCCAAATCAAGCACCCTGGCCTTCAGCAAGCCATTCTTCGATCAGGGCCTGATAAATAGACGGGCCGTCTTGAAATCGAGTTACGCGCAATTCTTCTTCTTGCTGTCGGGCGCGGATCACGACCAGATGGATCGCATGCGCACGCACATCACCAACATGTGCACGGGGTGGGATGTCGAGCAGGTGAAGGCGATCGTCGCCGAGACGCTGCACGACATCGTCGACCCCCTGGTGTTCGCCGAGGCGGCCGATCTGATCGCCGATCACAAGCTCTGCGGCCGTGATGTGGTGGTGGTCTCCGCCTCCGGCGAAGAAATCGTGGCACCCATCGCGCGGGCCCTGGGCGCCACCCACGCCATGGCGACGCGCATGGTCGTGGAGGACGGCAAGTACACCGGCGATGTCGCCTTCTACTGTTACGGGGAAGGCAAGGTCGCGGCGATCCAAGAGCTCGCCAAGCGCGAGGGCTACCCGTTGGAGCACTGCTACGCCTACTCCGATTCGATCACCGACCTGCCCATGCTGGAATCCGTCGGTCACCCGACAGCCGTGAACCCAGATCGCGCACTACGCAAGGAATCCATGGCGCGCGGATGGCCGGTACTGACCTTTTCGCGGCCGGTGTCACTCGGCGATCGGATACCGGTCCCCTCCGGTGCCGCGGCCGCCACCACGGCCGCGGTCGGCCTGAGCGCGATAGCGGCTGGGGCGCTTACCTATTCACTGATCCGGAAGCTGCGCCCGTAG
- the ssd gene encoding septum site-determining protein Ssd — MEGNAGEPIVVAVGDRRLSNDIERIVAAAGRPLILATDAGSISRQAWTRAGAVVLDGSDPSMAALSELPRRGRVLLICRDEPTSEVWRRAVEVGVEQVLALPEDEARLIEAFAGMSSVTSAGRAPVVVVVGGRGGAGASVLCAAIGLCAPDGALIVDADPYGGGIDLLLGWEDMEGLRWPDIDMRSGRVSFDALRRALPHRRGLVVLSGDRRGGAGNIETIAGVIDSARSAGVPVVVDLSRRLGAISTVALERADLAVVLTPAEVRACASAALVAEAVRCTNPNVGVVVRGPAPGGLRATEVAKIVGVPLIAAMRPEPNLASRLDNGGLRLSRRSPLAGAARSVLALLSQESTGAAA; from the coding sequence GTGGAAGGAAACGCGGGCGAGCCGATCGTGGTCGCTGTGGGCGATCGGCGGCTGAGCAACGACATCGAACGAATCGTCGCGGCGGCCGGTAGGCCGCTGATCCTCGCTACCGACGCCGGTTCGATCAGCCGCCAGGCCTGGACGCGCGCCGGCGCGGTGGTCCTTGATGGCTCGGATCCCTCGATGGCCGCGCTGTCGGAGCTGCCGCGCCGTGGCCGGGTCCTGCTGATCTGTCGGGACGAGCCGACATCCGAGGTCTGGCGCCGGGCGGTGGAGGTGGGCGTCGAGCAAGTGCTTGCCTTGCCGGAGGACGAGGCCAGGCTCATTGAGGCCTTCGCGGGGATGTCGTCCGTCACATCAGCGGGGCGCGCCCCGGTGGTTGTCGTGGTGGGCGGGCGTGGCGGGGCAGGCGCGTCCGTTTTGTGTGCGGCGATTGGTCTTTGCGCGCCGGACGGCGCGCTGATTGTGGATGCCGACCCCTATGGCGGTGGGATCGATCTGCTGCTCGGATGGGAGGACATGGAAGGTCTGCGCTGGCCGGACATAGACATGCGCAGTGGCCGGGTGAGCTTTGACGCTCTTCGTCGCGCGTTGCCCCACCGTCGCGGACTTGTTGTCCTGTCGGGGGATAGACGCGGCGGCGCGGGCAACATTGAGACGATTGCGGGGGTAATCGACAGCGCACGTTCGGCCGGAGTGCCGGTGGTCGTTGATCTTTCGCGGCGGCTTGGTGCGATCAGTACGGTGGCACTGGAACGCGCCGACCTGGCGGTGGTGCTGACACCCGCCGAGGTGCGGGCGTGCGCGTCGGCCGCGCTGGTGGCAGAGGCGGTGCGGTGCACCAATCCGAATGTCGGTGTTGTGGTTCGCGGTCCGGCTCCGGGTGGACTGCGTGCGACTGAGGTGGCCAAAATCGTCGGGGTTCCGCTGATAGCGGCGATGCGGCCCGAACCGAATCTCGCCAGTCGCCTGGACAACGGCGGCCTGCGGTTGTCCAGGCGATCACCCCTGGCCGGCGCGGCGCGGTCGGTGCTGGCCTTGCTCTCGCAGGAGAGCACGGGTGCGGCGGCATGA
- a CDS encoding TadA family conjugal transfer-associated ATPase, which translates to MTGSLIDRVRERLARENVALRPTAVAAAIRAESAGVLGDSDVLHSIKELQSELSGAGILEPLLCADGITDVLVTAPDRIWVDDGQGLHLTAVRFTDEAAVRRLAQRLALAVGRRLDDAQPFVDGQLTGVGPPRSVVRLHAVLAPIASGGTCISLRVLRPMDKGLDQLIADGTVAEDAGGLLRGMLAARLAFLVTGGTGAGKTTLLSALLAAVDPSERIICAEDAVELAPRHPHVVSLAARAVNVEGVGEVTLRQLVRQALRMRPDRIVVGEVRGAEVVELLTALNTGHDGGAGTVHANAAAEVPARLEALGALGGLDRAALHSQFAAAILSVTARVVYLIVP; encoded by the coding sequence ATGACCGGATCACTGATCGACCGTGTTCGTGAGCGCCTCGCCAGGGAGAATGTGGCGCTGCGTCCCACTGCGGTGGCAGCGGCAATCCGCGCTGAATCCGCTGGGGTGCTGGGCGATAGCGATGTGTTGCACAGCATAAAAGAGCTGCAGAGTGAGCTGTCTGGCGCCGGCATCTTGGAACCACTGTTGTGCGCGGACGGCATCACCGACGTGTTGGTCACCGCGCCAGATCGAATCTGGGTGGATGACGGCCAGGGTCTGCACCTCACCGCAGTGCGATTCACTGATGAGGCAGCGGTACGGCGGCTGGCGCAGCGATTGGCGCTTGCGGTGGGACGTCGTCTCGATGATGCCCAGCCCTTCGTCGACGGGCAGCTGACAGGTGTTGGTCCACCGCGTTCGGTCGTGCGTCTGCACGCGGTGCTCGCTCCCATCGCGTCCGGTGGGACGTGTATCTCGCTGCGCGTGTTGCGGCCCATGGATAAAGGTTTGGATCAGCTGATCGCCGACGGCACCGTCGCCGAGGACGCCGGCGGCTTGCTGCGCGGGATGCTGGCCGCCCGGCTTGCCTTTTTGGTCACCGGGGGAACCGGTGCGGGCAAGACAACCCTGTTATCCGCGCTGCTCGCGGCGGTCGACCCGTCCGAACGCATCATCTGTGCCGAGGACGCGGTGGAGCTGGCGCCGCGGCACCCGCATGTGGTCAGCCTGGCGGCGCGCGCCGTCAACGTCGAGGGTGTGGGGGAGGTGACGCTGCGCCAACTGGTGCGTCAGGCACTACGGATGCGCCCCGACCGAATCGTGGTAGGCGAGGTGCGCGGGGCTGAGGTGGTCGAGCTGCTCACCGCACTCAACACGGGTCATGACGGCGGCGCAGGAACAGTGCACGCCAATGCCGCGGCGGAGGTTCCCGCGCGGCTGGAGGCGCTCGGTGCGCTCGGTGGTCTCGACCGCGCCGCACTTCACTCTCAGTTCGCCGCGGCCATTTTATCTGTAACTGCTCGGGTGGTGTATCTGATTGTTCCCTAG
- a CDS encoding DUF1942 domain-containing protein, translating into MLMSAAATAAMAAVGGVSVAEAATPGCLHAMGTHQRIGDADGAVVQEWTVSGLRQSADAAPGYPVAGQLWEATAWVYAAAGPVTPLIPDLSATSAAGERYPVLWQVASPYGIPAATLAQGRAATGKVYFDVTGDAPAMVSYRAGGAPMPAGMWCDKAAMKAMMTAMKSAPDAGCPCCAEMSAPAPAPDCCADKS; encoded by the coding sequence ATGTTGATGAGTGCTGCGGCGACGGCGGCGATGGCTGCAGTCGGTGGCGTGTCGGTAGCTGAGGCGGCTACACCAGGCTGTTTGCACGCGATGGGCACACATCAGCGGATCGGTGATGCTGATGGCGCCGTGGTGCAGGAGTGGACCGTGAGCGGGCTGCGCCAGAGTGCCGATGCGGCACCGGGTTATCCGGTGGCCGGACAGCTCTGGGAGGCAACGGCGTGGGTGTACGCCGCAGCGGGGCCGGTGACTCCCCTCATCCCAGATCTGTCGGCGACTTCGGCGGCCGGCGAGCGGTACCCGGTGCTCTGGCAGGTGGCCAGTCCTTATGGCATCCCGGCGGCCACCTTGGCTCAAGGGCGCGCCGCGACCGGCAAGGTGTACTTCGATGTCACCGGTGATGCGCCGGCGATGGTGTCCTACCGCGCCGGTGGCGCCCCGATGCCGGCCGGTATGTGGTGCGACAAGGCGGCCATGAAAGCCATGATGACGGCGATGAAGTCCGCGCCGGATGCGGGCTGCCCGTGCTGCGCCGAGATGTCCGCACCCGCGCCTGCCCCGGACTGCTGCGCCGACAAGTCCTAG
- a CDS encoding MoaD/ThiS family protein, translating into MALGRKTRAVRWRGAGTAMPDLRADVSGRWVWGVGVAVVSVFAAVVIAATVTSRAGQRAAPDPVTGLDHPPATVAVGAQVLPPWPAPADASAAAQAAGLPMARMEGIVQHMHAHLDVVVDGLPVPVPADIGVDTRRGTMSALHTHDNSGVVHIESPVSRQFSLGELFSEWQLSLAADHLGGLYVGAGKQLRVVVNGLIRPGNPAAVIVADHDEIAIVYGLPHPDESIPATYRFPEGT; encoded by the coding sequence ATGGCTCTGGGGAGAAAAACGCGTGCTGTCCGGTGGCGCGGCGCGGGCACCGCGATGCCAGATCTGCGGGCAGACGTCAGTGGGCGTTGGGTCTGGGGTGTAGGTGTGGCGGTGGTGTCGGTATTCGCGGCGGTAGTTATCGCCGCGACGGTGACCTCGCGGGCCGGGCAGCGTGCCGCCCCTGATCCGGTAACGGGCTTGGACCATCCACCGGCGACCGTGGCAGTGGGCGCCCAGGTGCTGCCGCCGTGGCCTGCGCCTGCCGATGCTTCCGCGGCGGCTCAGGCGGCGGGGCTGCCGATGGCCCGCATGGAAGGCATTGTGCAACACATGCATGCCCACCTTGATGTGGTGGTCGATGGCCTGCCGGTGCCGGTGCCGGCTGACATCGGGGTCGATACCCGCCGGGGCACGATGAGCGCTCTGCACACGCACGACAACAGTGGTGTGGTCCATATCGAGTCGCCGGTGTCCCGCCAGTTCAGCCTCGGGGAGTTGTTCAGCGAATGGCAGCTCAGCTTGGCGGCCGATCATCTCGGCGGCCTGTACGTCGGGGCCGGAAAGCAGCTGCGCGTTGTGGTCAACGGGCTGATCCGGCCGGGCAACCCCGCCGCGGTCATCGTGGCCGACCACGATGAGATCGCCATCGTGTACGGCCTGCCGCACCCGGATGAGTCGATCCCCGCCACGTATCGGTTTCCCGAGGGCACCTAG
- a CDS encoding BlaI/MecI/CopY family transcriptional regulator has protein sequence MSSRGFGDLEAVVMDRVWGRGDDSCTTVREVFEELAAERDIAYTTVMSTMDNLHTKGWLARERDGKAYRYWATLTREQHSARLMREALTGGGRAELVLTHFLEQISAEESARLAALLPRPATRPRPR, from the coding sequence TTGAGTAGCCGAGGGTTCGGTGATCTGGAAGCTGTGGTGATGGACCGTGTCTGGGGCCGCGGCGATGACAGCTGCACCACGGTGCGGGAGGTTTTTGAGGAGCTGGCCGCCGAGCGTGACATCGCGTACACCACGGTGATGTCCACGATGGACAACCTGCACACCAAGGGCTGGCTGGCCCGCGAGCGCGACGGTAAGGCATACCGGTATTGGGCCACGTTGACCCGTGAGCAGCACAGCGCCCGGCTCATGCGTGAAGCACTCACCGGCGGCGGCCGCGCTGAGTTAGTGCTGACCCATTTCCTGGAACAGATCAGCGCTGAGGAGTCCGCGCGGCTGGCCGCGCTGCTGCCCCGTCCCGCCACCCGGCCGCGCCCCCGATGA
- a CDS encoding M56 family metallopeptidase yields MSIAVCLLLYSAVVAVLGPRVLSRLRCAEHAPHLAITAWLAAIASVLATWLAATALMGIDVARHWDSPALVLAACVTRLQAMAVGQSGVAAQVALVAAATGTGAAAAVLTVRLARALVGLRKRAHEHARAVRIVGRASGDDDVLVVDAATPGAYCVAGRPAAIVLTTGALGALDDRQLAAVLAHERAHLAGHHLQLVCALRAAAAVLPRVRLITEGAAEVARLLEMCADDACVRQHGSSALLSGLRELAATAPAGALGAANLAVLRRAERLVTPPGNAARARAAALWATAAALIAAGPALIAALSLAGALLCGS; encoded by the coding sequence ATGAGCATTGCGGTCTGTCTGCTGCTCTACAGCGCCGTGGTCGCCGTTTTAGGGCCGCGGGTGTTGTCGCGGCTGCGCTGCGCCGAGCACGCCCCGCATCTGGCGATCACGGCGTGGCTAGCTGCGATCGCCAGTGTGTTGGCCACCTGGCTGGCCGCGACCGCCCTCATGGGCATCGACGTTGCCCGACACTGGGATTCGCCGGCCCTGGTATTGGCCGCGTGTGTGACCCGCCTGCAGGCGATGGCCGTGGGCCAATCCGGTGTGGCGGCACAAGTTGCGCTGGTGGCCGCAGCGACGGGGACCGGTGCGGCCGCTGCGGTGCTGACGGTGCGGCTGGCCCGGGCCCTTGTTGGGCTGCGCAAGCGCGCCCACGAACACGCCCGCGCGGTACGCATCGTGGGCCGGGCCAGCGGCGACGACGATGTACTGGTGGTGGACGCCGCCACACCGGGCGCCTACTGCGTGGCCGGGCGCCCCGCGGCGATCGTGCTCACCACCGGCGCGCTGGGCGCTCTCGATGACCGACAGCTTGCCGCGGTCCTGGCCCACGAGCGTGCCCACCTGGCCGGGCATCACCTTCAGCTTGTCTGCGCGCTACGTGCTGCGGCCGCCGTCCTGCCGCGGGTGCGGCTGATCACAGAGGGAGCCGCTGAAGTAGCACGGCTGCTGGAAATGTGCGCCGACGATGCCTGCGTGCGCCAACACGGTAGCAGCGCGCTGCTCTCGGGCCTCAGGGAGCTGGCAGCCACCGCCCCCGCCGGCGCCCTGGGCGCGGCCAACCTCGCCGTCCTGCGCCGCGCCGAACGACTCGTCACACCACCAGGGAATGCAGCACGCGCCCGCGCCGCGGCGCTGTGGGCCACGGCCGCGGCGCTGATCGCGGCCGGCCCCGCGCTCATCGCGGCGCTGTCCCTGGCCGGGGCGCTGCTGTGCGGCTCCTGA